The Anoxybacillus amylolyticus DNA segment TGACCATTCACAGCTTGTTGTACACTCTGTTCCACTCGAAATGTAAACAATCTCGTCGGGATTGCTACTGTTTTTTCTTGATAAATAAGCGTCAGTTGGGCGGACGTTTTCCATTCGTTCACTTTCGCTTGTAGTTTTTGCGCCGCTTCTTCTTTTGAGAACGAAGCAACCGAAACCGAACCGATTATCGTTCCGGCAGCAAAGTCCGTATCGTTGGCAACCAATGATTCATAAACAGTAGGACCGATTTGTGAAACGCTAATAAGATAGATGGTGCAAAGAACAATGACAAAAAATAGTTTTGCTGCCGCGACTGGCCGCACAACGAAAATCCTCCTTTTTACGCATCGACGTTCATCGATACGTCAATAATGACACTCGGTCCTGCCTCTTGCGCCTTGACGATATCGTCGACCGTTAATACCGTCCCTGCTGCAATGAGGACGTTGCCGTTTGCATCAACAATATCTTTCATTACGCGTTTTCCTTGCAAAATTTCAATTTGCTTTTCCCGCAACGCTTGGAGCGCATCTTTTTCTTTTACGACTCCCGTTTCCGCTCGTTTTTCTTCCGTTGCTAGTACTTGATCCAATGATTCGCTTTTCCAAAGCAGTTCCGCTTCCTCCACAAGTGCGGAAGCCGCGTTTTCATTCACAATTAAAATATCTTTCCCATAGGTGAGTACAAATTCCGCAGGGAGTGCTGCTTGGCGGTCGGAAGTGGTAAGCTCGACACCAATAATTTCACCTGTTTCTTCATCAACAAAAAATTCCGTCACTTCACCAAGTAGCTGACCTTTTCGTGTCATCGCTTTCGTGTTTTTAATGCGAATTTGTTTATTCACAAGTTGGTTCGCAATCGGAATTTCTGCTAAATCAATGACGGCACTATGGTCATCTACCGTCACCGCAAATTCGCCAATACCGACGACTTTTTTAAACGGAATCGCCTTTAAGCTAAATTGAACGTCCTCTTGTTCAATCGTCAAAAAGTCAACGGATCCTTTTTCTGGATTAATGACTAACGTTTTGACTGTTCCGATTTGAACCCCGTCGGAAATACTGATGATTGGAAGCCCCATAATTTGTGCACTACGTTTCATCTCCACCACACCTGTCCATTATTTTTCTATATGAGAAAGAAATTGAATTTCTTCTAATAAAACTGGATATCGGGAAAATCTCTCCCGTAAATGAATAAGCCACGAGGAAAGCTTATCATATTCTTTTTCGAAAAGATAGTGTTCGATGAGCATCTTTGCAAATACATAATAGTCGTGGTCGGATAACGAAGGTTGCATACATTGAAGCAGGCGCTGCTCAAATTCGTTTCCGCCAACGAATTGGCGAATAAAGTGAAGTTCATCGATAATCGTCTGCATCAATTCGCTCGGCATCGAGGCGACGTTCAAAGTAGCCAATTGTTCGGTCGGTTCGTCAGCTTCGAGCAATTCATCCAACGATTCTGAAGGAACGATTTCTTCTTCAAAGAGAGCGCCAAGCTTTGGTTCTAGAAGAATGGTTTCTTCCATCAAATTGTCCGATGCTCGTTCAAATGCCCCCTCTTCTTCTAAAAGAGCGTCAAGCCCCAGTTCTATTGGGAGAGTCGTTTCTTCTAGTGAATTATCTGATGTTCGCTCCAATTTTTCTTCCAATTCATCAAGACGTTCACTGTCTTCTAACCACTCAAACGTATCGTCGTTCTCTACATCGTCCGCTACTGCCGGTTTTGTCATCGTTTCGTATTCTTCTAACGAAAGCGGCGGTAAATAGTCTTCTTCTGTCCATGCATCGGGAGCTTTTTCTGCTGCTATCGAATTCTCTTCAAGAGTATCTTCCTCTAGCCAGTCATCCAATTCAGCACCATCACGCACCTCACTATCCGATGGTTGTAATGGTGCAAGCTCGTCCGCTATAGTTTCTGTTTCCGCATTTAGTTGCACGTCCGAAAGATTGGGAAACGATGGCGCTAGTTGCTGTTTTTTGTCAAATGATTGTACAGCGATTGCTTCTTCTTCCACTGTGAACAACTCATCCTCTTCTTCTACGATTGCATATAACACATGCCCGAACCGCCGGTCTAATACGTACGTAATGGCAATCGCCATTAACAGCAATAGCAAGCTTAATTGCCAAAGCGGGAAAACAGCAGATGCCGTAGCCGCAAGTAGTGACAACAATAACGACACAAAAAGCGCTACCATTTTGCCGCGCCGACTTAAGCCAAGTGGCAGCATAAACAAAAGTGGAATAGCGACGACAAATGCAAGCAATATGAATAAAACCGGTTTCAATGTTTCACCCCGTTTCCAACACATCTAAGACAATTTTCCTAAAAATAAAACAATACTCGACTCTAACATATTGTATAATAAAGTTACATATTTTGAAAGAAGGTATGTAAAATGGAGAAAAAGAAATTTATTGTCCTCCATCGATCAAAAGGCTTTACGTTAATTGAAGTGCTAGCGTCGATTGTCATTTTGTCTACCGTCGCGACAGGAATTTTTCTTTTTTTTACAAATGCGATGAAATATACGACATACAACCAAGGGAAAACGGTAGCGGTGAATGTGGCGCGCGGAGTGTTAGCGTATATGGAGCGGCTTGATTTTACAGCGCTACAACAATACGTCCAAACAGATATGGCAACGACAAACAAGCCATACACAGAAATTAATGCGTCCAACTGTCGCTCTTCATTATTTGAAAGCGAGCAAGTATGTCAAGCGATTTTTCGTCCGACAATAAATAACATCGTATACGACGAAACTCGGCTTCATGTGTTTGTTATTCCTTATAACGATACCACCCAATGGGATAAATTCGTTCAATCGCCGCCAACAGAATTTCCTGCATCGCTAAAAAAGAAAATAGCAGCGGAAACGATCGAAAATAGCGATGTAAACTTACAAAAATATTTACTGAAAATATACGTTATCGTGCGCTGGGGAGACGATGACGACCAAGCAGAGTGGCTAGAAGGTGTGATTGCTAATGAAACGATTCGTTAATAACGAACAAGGATTGTCTTTGCTAGAGTTGCTCGCGGCGGTGACGATTTCTTTTCTTATCGTTGGAGTGATGTACAACGTGTTTATGAGCGGGATGAAAACGTATCAGCGAATCGGAATCGAAAATGAGCTGCGCAGCGAGTCGGATTATATGATGTCGATTGTCTTAAATCGCTTATATGAATTTGCGCCAGACGGGATCGATACAACTACGACGACAAACACTCAACTCGTCTTTGTGAACAATAAACAAAAAACGATTGATACGAGAGTAGGGCTTGTCGAAGAACAACAAACAGCAGGGAAATCTCTCCCGATCGCCTTACAAAACGATCACTTGCTGATTGATGGGCAACCGATTAGTTCGGATCGCCTGCAAATTATTTCGAATCAATCGAAACTCTCGTATACGTGCGTACGCCAAGAAGGGAACATATGCCGAAGTGGGGTTGTAACGATTGTGCTCTCTGTTCAAGACAGCAATCACAATTCGCCAAGTAGCCCGCTTTATATTCGACCGTTTACGTTAAAAACGGAATTTGGGTTTTGAAGGAAGTGGAAAAGATGAACGAAAAAGGATATAGCCTCGTTTTAACATTGCTCATCGTTACGATTTTTTTCATGCTTGGCTTAACGATTTTATCTGTCAGCCTATATCAAGCAAAATTTACACAAACACGCGTCGAGGACGTGACATCGTTACATGAAGCGACGAAAGCGATTGAAGAAACGATTGCGGAGATCAAGGTGAAAATCGAGGGATTAACACTTACTACCCCGCTCCAATTAGACGTCGATCTTGGCAATAGCGAAACAGGGTTTATAAAACAACTCACCGAACGGTATGGGGTAAATATTCAAGACGTCACATCAGACAACAATATTGATCGAACGAAACTATTTACGCGCGTCTATCTCCTTTCCAAACCGTATGGAACAAAAACGGTTTGGCGAAAAATCATTATTACAAACACGCCTAGTTTTTTGAAATATGCGGTTGGGTCACGAAAAGACGTGACATTAAACGGCGGGGCGTATATCGATGGAAACATATATACAGGCAACGATTTTTATTTGACGAATACAGCAAACTATATTTACAATTCATTAAAATACAGCAAACAAACGTCGTTTCCAACGACAAGCAAGACGAGCATTTTATTTGTGAACGGAAATCGCTATGTATGTGATCACGAAAATGGGGCAAAAG contains these protein-coding regions:
- a CDS encoding PRC-barrel domain-containing protein: MKRSAQIMGLPIISISDGVQIGTVKTLVINPEKGSVDFLTIEQEDVQFSLKAIPFKKVVGIGEFAVTVDDHSAVIDLAEIPIANQLVNKQIRIKNTKAMTRKGQLLGEVTEFFVDEETGEIIGVELTTSDRQAALPAEFVLTYGKDILIVNENAASALVEEAELLWKSESLDQVLATEEKRAETGVVKEKDALQALREKQIEILQGKRVMKDIVDANGNVLIAAGTVLTVDDIVKAQEAGPSVIIDVSMNVDA
- a CDS encoding type IV pilus modification PilV family protein; amino-acid sequence: MEKKKFIVLHRSKGFTLIEVLASIVILSTVATGIFLFFTNAMKYTTYNQGKTVAVNVARGVLAYMERLDFTALQQYVQTDMATTNKPYTEINASNCRSSLFESEQVCQAIFRPTINNIVYDETRLHVFVIPYNDTTQWDKFVQSPPTEFPASLKKKIAAETIENSDVNLQKYLLKIYVIVRWGDDDDQAEWLEGVIANETIR
- a CDS encoding PilW family protein is translated as MKRFVNNEQGLSLLELLAAVTISFLIVGVMYNVFMSGMKTYQRIGIENELRSESDYMMSIVLNRLYEFAPDGIDTTTTTNTQLVFVNNKQKTIDTRVGLVEEQQTAGKSLPIALQNDHLLIDGQPISSDRLQIISNQSKLSYTCVRQEGNICRSGVVTIVLSVQDSNHNSPSSPLYIRPFTLKTEFGF